DNA from Clupea harengus chromosome 2, Ch_v2.0.2, whole genome shotgun sequence:
TATGCTTGTCTGTAATGGGAGGTCTGACTATCTCATATATAAAAGCCAGAGATCTAAAACGCTGCATTAGATTAGGAGTGGATTGGGCACAGGGCTGGATTCTTTCCCCCACTTTTTTGTTGTCGCAATTGACGACTTATTACAGTATGTTATGTTAAATGCTAGGATTAGCTTGTAAAGGCTATAACCTTCATGtctattcattttaattttttttcaaaaatcaGCAGAATCTTTTTTCCCTCCAGTATGACAGCAGTGTGATAAAGAttgtctcttctctttgtctAAAGTGCCGCCATCAGTCTAAATGTGACATACGAGTGGAGAATTGAAAGTGCATTGCGTGTCTCAATCTCCACtgtatgccccccccctctcctagTGAAGAGTCTGGTGTTTAATGGTGCCTTTCTAAAGGCATTACTGGAACAATTTGCTCCAAGCAGAGACTGATATTGTGGTCATGACCTCCCAGTTCTTTGATGGGTGGTGCTGCTCGCCTCAGAGTAGCTCCCTCCTGCCTGTGAGTCCTGTGCTAGTCAGAATAGCTCCCTCCTGCCTGTGAGTCCTGTGCTAGTCAGACGGGAGCTCCTGAAACCACACAAATGACAACCAAATTACGTCATAAAACAAGCAAGGTCAAAAAGATGAGCCTTGGATACATTTAATACTTTCTCAGTTATGCATGGGTAATGTTTtgggatatacagtatgtaggatCTCAAGCTTCTGCCATCTCATATTGTTAGCacaatgatgcacacacactgttcggTGGCGAACTGTAAATGTgcaagagtgagaaagagtgagaaagagatagtgatagtggttcaggagtgGTGtggagtcgttcagcaatcgggaggttgctagttcgatctcgactcctcctcaccaagtgtccttgagcaagacactgaaacCCCCGCTCCTGATGTGCAAGTCGGCACcctagatagtagcctctgccattggTGTGTGAATGCTCTATGAGAAGAAAAGCgttatataaatgcagtccatttaccattcaAATAGTAAATTAGACATTTTCCAACCAGTCACCTCATCTCCTCTTTTGGCAGAATCCATACAGTTATAATGAACACTTAGCAATGCTGTTTTATTTCCTAACCTACTTCACTGCTTCCTAAGCACCTTCTATCCATCAATATAGTTTTTGTGTATAGATACGAAAATAGAGACCAACCCAGCATAAATATTTGGAACTTCATCCTGACCTGAATATaatttgaattatttatttaaatgacaGTAAATTCAAAgccattcatttattcacattGGTGATTTATATATGAATGTTTCTTTCCATTATTGAAATTCCTAAGATTAATAATTGGGGTTTTAGAACTTGAGAGTGAAAATCATATAGAAGGCTTATACTATAAGGCTTGCTAGGCCATTTTATCACATTCCAGTTCCAAATGTAATGGGCATCACACGTGTCTGAATAGGATGCCATCCTTTAATGATTTAGATATGTCAATTGTGTTACTAAATAATAAAGGTTACACACTTTACAGGGTAAATATTGCATGGCACATGAAAGTGAgataaatttacatttacatttagtcatttagcagacgcttttgtccaaagcgacgtacaagggagagaacagtcaagctaagagcaataaaaagcatggtgtaacaataaatactactttacatgagaattagaaaacaacgacctagaaaaaaggaaaaagaagtgcaggaatgtaactgctgaagtgcaagttaagcgctagtcaggtgccagttaggaagggaggtgctctctgaagagttgggtcttcaaatgCTTCTTgagggtagagagggacgcccctgctctggtagtactaggcagttcgttccaccaacgtggaactacaaatgagaatagtctggattgccgtgcttgcacagacggcagtgccaaatgacgctcactagacgagcgcagcctcctgggtgtaacatttggcTCTTTGTATCTGTAGTTGAACTGCGATAGGTTcagccctgggctctgtaaagcgcctagagactagttgattgttttggcgctatataaatgaaattgaattgaattgaattgaattgaaagtatTGTAGTAGACATTAGTGAAGGAGAGGTCCTCCTGCATGTTTGGAGATGCAGTGCTGTTTCAGAGAGCTGGGTTGCCGTGGTTGCCATATATTTGATGCCACAGATATCTcgtctccactccacacacaattacactgacacaatcactccccctcccccccccacacacacacacataggagggGAATACAACAACATATCTCTTCTTCTACCGACTGGATTTCTCATTGAGAGGCAGCATTATCTGTTGTGTGAATAAAGAAGGCAGTCACCTCAGTCACTGTGTAgatattctgtttatttttcagcTGATGCAATCATTACGATTGGCATAATAGGCCCATTGGTACATCACAGGAGAAATGCTTCCAGCATGCTGAGTTGCATAAACAGTTTTAGATTCCTATCTAAGGGCATTCAATAGGCAACTATTCACTTTTTGTACAACGAAGTAGATTcaagtaaatacatttttattcacAAAGAATACTAATGTGATTATGGCCTTGATGAAAAGACATGGATATGATTCTGACTCAATTAAAAGGAAATGCTGTTCTGAGTAAGTAGATTTCCTCATGTCAAATTTGAATAATGATCATTACTGCTGCATGGTCCAGGCTGCCAACCAGAGGCGTGCCAAGCATACtgatgacagagagtgtgatgCTGTAGTGTAGTGAGCATACTGATGACAGCGAGTGTGATGCTGTAGTGTAGTGAGCATACtgatgacagagagtgtgatgCTGTAGTGTAGTGAGCATACtgatgacagagagtgtgatgCTGTAGTGTAGTGAGCATACtgatgacagagagtgtgatgCTGTAGTGTAGTGAGCATACtgatgacagagagtgtgatgCTGTAGTGTAGTGAGCATACtgatgacagagagtgtgatgCTGTAGTGTAGTGAGCATACtgatgacagagagtgtgatgCTGTAGTGTAGTGAGCATACtgatgacagagagtgtgatgacagagagtgtgatgaTGTAGTCCCTATGAGCAAATGCAGAGGGAGGGATGTTTAATCACAGTGTTAGGGTAAGTGAACAGAAAGCATGACATTTTCCCACAAAGCACCCTTTACCAAATTAGGTAGATAAATAATGATTCCATAATACAATATGGCAAGTTgacatttgtctgtgtgctttaTGTTTAAACTGGCAAGTCAGCTGTAGTCAGCAGTAACTTGTTTACCTCAGAGGGTGTGCCGTTTGCAACAGGAGGCGGCAGATGGACTTTGAAGACCTTTATGTCCTTGAGGGTGTAGAGCAGTCTTAATTCACTGTTCATTCCACCAGGAGTCAGCCAATAGCATCTTGACACTCTGTACTTTCTGTTTGCTGCTGGTGGGTGTGCACAATATGTTTTGATCTGTAACCAGTGTAGCCTTTGTTTGATCTGTTACCAGTGTAGCCTTTGTCTCTCTATTGTCCCCTCCCCCCTGCTGccatgttttgtgtctgtgattttaCTCCACCAAGAGTGTGTTCTGTGATTTTACTCCACCAAGAGAGTGTGTTCTGAGCTCTTCCCTTGGGCTTGTGTGTCACAGGACTGAGGAGGGCGGTGATGTTTGCCCGTCCCTAGACGCTTGTCCTTGGGGGAGCCTGGACTCTGATAACAGCAgtaggacacagacagaccgacagacagacagacagacaccacagacctgCCATGACCAGCAGTAAGTACCACTCTGCTCTTGTGAGATGCTGCGtaacacactgagtacagcATTCATAGTCCCATAACACACTGCCCtaacacactgagtacagcGTTGATATCAATGTCCCGtaacacactgagtacagcGTTGATATCAATATCCCGTAACGCACTGAGTAGTACAGCATTCATAGTGTCAATGTCCCGTAACACACTGAGAACAGCGTTGATAGTGTCAATGTCCCGTAACACACTGAGAACAGCATTCATAGCGGCAATGTCCCGTAACGCACTGCCGtaacacactgagtacaacGTTGATAGTGTCAATGTCCCGTAACACACTGAGAACAGCATTCATAGTGTCAATGTCCCGTAACGCACTGAGAAGTATAATGATAAATGatgtaatgatgatgatggatagAATTGTTATTGTGATAGTGTCCCGTAACACACTGAGAACAGCGTTCATATCAATGTCCCGTAACGCACTGCCGtaacacactgagtacagcATTCATAGTGTCAATATCCCGtaacacactgagtacagcATTCATAGTGTCAATATCCCGtaacacactgagtacagcATTCATAGTGTCAATATCCCGtaacacactgagtacagcGTTGATATCAATGTCCCGTAACACACTACAGCGTTGATATCAATGTCCCGTAGCACACTGAAAAGTATAATGATAAATGATGTAATGATGATGATAGATATAAttgtgcacacattcacatgtgaTTAAACTCTGAGCGAAACTGTTTACTATACTGACAATGTAAAATCAGACTAGTTGGAGATTTCATGATCATAATAATGAAATAAGCATCTTTGTTTTTGGTGTCATGTTCTGATTAATATCTGCTGTGTACATGTGATAAACACTGTTTTTCCTCTCATTCTGACCAGAAGCCCAGGCTATGCACTCTGTAACTCTGTGTCTGGGTCTGAAACCCAGCCAAAGCTGCCACATGGCCAACTATATCGTCCAAGAACACCAGTTTTTATCTTTTATCAGGGCCAACTGTGCTCATTACATCATTTATCATTCTACTTATCAGTATGCATTTTAGGTAGTTAACTCGCAAGTTTTAGACCAGGATTACTTACCGCTGCTTTAAGTATATTTTTGTCAGTTTTGTCCTACTAACCTTGTAAACAGATTTGGCTCTGCACTTGACCATTGCTGCGTCTCGTCCTCATCTCCCAACATCTCTGCAGCTGCTCGGCCTCCTTGGACCCCTGCTGCTTTTGTTTCCGACTATTAGTATTATTCTCCGCTAAAGGTGTTTGTGCAGCACAAACCGTAAGGCCAAAATGGGGCAAACTCAATCTCACCTGCTACTCTGTCACAAGAAAGGACAGTCATTGGCCTCAAAGTGGCGCTATAAGGCGAAGACTGACATTTTGCCTCCTATCTCTACAACAGTTTGGCGTAGAATGACAATTCCTGCGGGGGCATCCACATCTATGCTGGATGGTCTTGCGCTCTAAAGCTGTGGCGTTTTCCCTCCATTGGCCAAAACATCCAAAGTGAAAGTAAAACtaactactcacacacacacacactgtgtgcccGATTCTCACCACGGGTGGTATGCATCAACTCCTCAGCGCCTCAGTCCTATTACATTTGATAGTACAGGTCTCTGTGTGATTTACAGAATGCTTTTGTGTGATCTTAGTGTCATCTCCACCCTACCCCCCACAGTTGCAGATGGGATTGGACACTTAGGGGCAGAGCAAAGGCACCACACTGTCCCTGTAGCAGATCCCGGAGCCTGGGCCACAGCCATGAGCAACCTGGGCATTGTACCCATGGGCCTAACTGGACAGCAGCTAGTATCAGGTAagcctcattctctctcagagCAGAGAGCCTTCTTCAATgtacagctcctctctctcatgccaAGACTCCTGCAGGCACTGATAGTGCAGCTCAGACAGGAACAGTCAAGCTCTCGGCAAAGGAAGGAGATTCTGATGATATTAGAACTAGGGATTGGTGGATGGGAATAACCAGGGCCTTCAGTGGAGGGTGGCTTTGAAGTCAAAGCTTATAGAAACATTACATTGCATCACAGTTTACTGTTCTCTTGTGTTTCTGTTATTCCGCCTTAAACATGAACATGTCGATGCATTTTGGTGACAtgcaaattatatttttttaaacagaaacaTGTTACAAATGAAACCCACTATTTTGCTGGTCAGCTCATGAGTGCAGGCGGGGAGTTTTTGTAATTTATGCCCCCAATtagatgacaaaaaaaactgtctAAGTTGAATTAGAAAGAACATACAATGTAATCTTCCCGATGACTAGGGGAGTCATTGTGGTTTCAATGGGAAACTAATGACCTAACGTGTGCTCATATTGACTATAATGGCTGGCTTGCAGGCTACAGAGCAGGCCAACTCACTAGCTGACAAACAAGCAGAACTAACttaagacagaaagacaaatgaGACGATATTAAATAAGAAATGTAGTTAATAAGAAAAAAGATAGAACAACAGGGGAGCAAAGCTAAAGAGAAAACACaggagattatgtgtgtgtgtttgagagagagagagagcgagagagagagagagagagagagagagaatgtcaagCCAAATGTGAATCCTATTATAATTGCCACTATGTCAAAGAAGCTATGGCGGATTGAGGTAAATTAGAGTCAGATTAAAATGTTTGAATAGATTTTAAGTCATGCATAATAATGGGACTGTTAGAAGATGGGATGACTTTCATGTATTCTGGATTGTATACTTGCCATTTTATGCTGGGGATGATTTACAAAATATTGACTGAATATTAAAAGATATTAAAACCGTTATAACCAGATTGATGTAgttttactcacacacagacacacacacacacacacacacacacacacacacacacacacacacacacacacacacacacacacacacacacacacacacacacacacacacacacacacacacacaagcactgatATACACAGCCTAGAGAATAATTTTCCAAAGCAAAGTTACAAGGCAGGTATTGAGATTTCACTGGGCAGTGTGGCCATGACTGCACCTCTTTGGTTTGACTCTGGAAAtgtcaaaacataaacaaatctgACATCTTCTTTCATGAAATACTATGGTTTAAAATCATTTAGAATACTCTATATATACAGAGTATTGTAGCCACGTTTTTATTTGCAGATGCATGTTTTGCCCAAATGGCTGTAAGATGGtaaattgtgtttattttcatagAACCcatttgcattttgtttgtaAGTCATGTTTAAGAATGTATTATCCTCAGGGATTTGCACAGCACCACAGCAAACACATTACATTCTAAATATAGCGGATATCCAGGCCACTGGAGTTTCTGTTGTCAAAATGGTATTGTGAGATttaatacatgaacacacaggcagattCTTTTGTTCAGAGTTTATGTAAGCTCACAATGACATGATGAATGGATTTAGAGGACATTTGGGGTGAGCATTAAATAAAGGCCTATGCCACATCATGAACCCAGTCTAAAtgacctactcatctaacaATGTAGTGTGTCTTCTCAGTTCTACTTCTAATTTGGTAGCTGTTCAGAGTCAACTGTTAATTCCACTTATTGTGATTTCCACACTGATAATGTGATTAGTCTCCCGTGGTTAAGTAAGTAGCAGAGAAACTAGTGTCAATAATGTGGAAACATTTGAACACTATTCCAGGGAGGAACACAGACTTTTACAGATGGGTGTGAACAGTTCATTAATTGTGGAAAATAATATTTTCCGATCATCCAAGTCAATACTATTAATGGCATTAATCTGATTCTATTTTATTTGAGGACATTGGTATATTCCAGCTGTAGATCCTTACCATTTGTCTGTGAACATGAGGAAAAGTGAGACTGGGATTTATATTTCACAGTAGAAATATAGGTGCTGATTGTTTCTCAAATTAAAACAATCATGGAAACAAACTCAAAATACAAAGGATATCACTGTACCCTGTTGATGTTGTGAATCAAAATACAAAGGATATCACTGTACCCTGTTGATGTTGTGAATCAAAATACAAAGGATATCACTGTACCCTGTTGATGTTGTGAATCAAAATACAAAAGGATATCACTGTATCCTGTTGATGTTGTGAATCAAAATACAAAGGATATCACTGTACCCTGTTGAGGTTGTGAATGATTTTCAATCTGAACCATCTTCTCATTCTCACTACTCATTTGATTACTTCTGCTTAGAAAGGTGCAaaacagcaccacacaaacaatacacaatgtACAGTACAACTAACTCCATCTGGTGGGATAGCTAATTAATTTgaaatgaacatgaacattCATGGGTCTTGGCTGACATTCCAGACTTTAAACCACAGCTCACAGGTCACAAGTCCCCATCCAATTTGATTGGGCTTGAAAGAATGGATGAGTGTAATGAAATCGTGATAGAAGTTGTGTTCTAATCTGTGGCAGATTTCTCTTCAGTTTCTTTCAGTGTTTTAAAGTTGCAGTGGTCATCCCACcatatctctttttctttctttctttctttctttctttctcgtcCTCCACCCAATCTCTCTATGCTATGCAGCTCCCTTCATGTATCTCTGTAGGGTTCATGAGTTCACCACAGAAGCTTTAATCTGTCTTTGTGATTCTCAGACTCCATCTGTATCCAGGGGTTTGATCCCACCCTAGGCATCATCACCCCTATAAACCCTATGATGGCAGGGATAAGCCTGGTTCCTCCTCCACCGGTGCCTCCAGAACTTCCAATAATCAAAGAGATCATCCACTGCAAGAGCTGCACTCTCTTCCCACAGAACCCTAGTAAGACCTGACGCATGTTGTACATGTATCTGCTAACGCAGACTTCACACTGTTGAGAATTATACAATGTGTGCAATGGACAATGGACAATGACCTGTCATGTAATAAAAACCTTCCTGCTTAGCTCTGTATCTGTGTACCGGCAAAGTCAATAGAAGATAATCCCCCTACCAATGTCAAGATAGTCCTGTATATTGTATTCAATTACCACGACAGCATGCAGTTATAAATCTACACATAAATAATAGTATAGTATAGAGAATATTTGAAAGAagacctattatgcttttctgGATGtaccctttcctttagtgtgttatatagctttGGGGGCATGTCAATGGACTGCACAGTTACAACCCCAGAGCACAAGCCATAGGGAGTAACTCTGAATAGAGATATACAGAGGCAGAAACATATCGTGTGTTTAGAAtattgaagcatgtaaatctattctaaatgATGAAATGAACATTGAGCATAATATGTCCTCTTTAAATGTGCAAGCTTAGACTGTGAGAAATAATAGTGAGAGCATATTTATGTAGATTCCATGATCCACATGAATATAAATGGGACAAGAACTTTCAGTGCTAGACATACAACATTTGTCCAGCTGTGAGTACCATAATTGCAATTCCAGGTTTGGACTGTTTAAATATCCTTTTTCTCATTCAAATCATTAAAGAATTTGTACCTTCTCAAAGGACTGTGATGGAAATGGGAAAGGACATTTGGGCAGTGATTGGAATGAGCCATTAGACTGCctgcttcctctctgtctcattcactcAGCTCACGGTCACCCAATGTGACCAGTAGACAGTGCCCATTACAATCTGTCTGATGCACAACATGATAAGCAGATGGGTCATTATGTCAGGAAGGGCTGCATTCGATTGTCCATTATTATGATCTAATCTCTCCTACATAGAACTAAAACTATTTTAGGCTAAATTACAAGGTTAaaatctctcctctcatatGATTGCTGCAGATTTGCCCCCACCATCCACCCGAGAAAGACCTCCTGGCTGTAAAACTGTGTTTGTCGGAGGACTTCCAGAGAACGCCAGTGAAGAAATGATTCGGGAGGTTTTTGACCAGTGTGGTGAGATTGTGGCTATCCGAAAGAGCAAAAAGAACTTCTGTCACATCCGCTACAGTGAGGAGTTCATGGTGGACAAAGCACTTTATCTATCTGGTGagctaaatgttttatttatctatctggtGAGCTAAATGTTTCGATAACTCTTGGAATGCCTCTGCCACATCAAGTGGAGTTCCTAAGTGGCATTCTATGTAAAGTGAATGGGATGTCTGCATCAAGCTTTGGCATTGTTACGACGCTGCATGCCTGTATATGTAACTGTTCCTTATCTCAACTCTATCTGTGAAATCGGCTTATGGTGTGTGTACTCTTGCATGCCAAGACAGATTAATGATCTaccaaaaaataaatcctgtATATTTCATGGACATATTCCAAAACTATGTGAACTAACAGATTAGTCTGACTTAAGTGTTGTGTaagcattttattttaaaacacagACTTTACCAGAAATGGATCTAACTGTGGTTCTTTAAAGCAGTATGTTTGTCTATGATTCCCTTCAGGATATAGAATCCGTATTGGCTCAAGCACAGACAAGAAGGACTCTGGCCGCATACATGTTGACTTTGCTCAGGCGCGCGATGACCTATACGAATGGGAATGTAATCAGAGGTCGCTGGCACGTGAAGAGAGACATAGGCGCAAAATCCAGGAGGATCGCCTaagacctccctctccccctcccatcaTGCACTACTCTGAGCACGAGGCAGTCATATTGTCAGAGAGTTTAAAGGGTATGTTCTAATCACCCTACACATTAAGGGCCATCAAATCACAATTTTGCAAAATGCTGATTCATTCCATGCATCACGTAGAAGACATTTCTTGGCAATATCGAGAAACAAAGTGTGTAAAATGCACAATAACATGGGGTAACACCGCTTATTGTTCAGGTCAACTTCATACAGCCAGGAGCATTTTCtatttttgaaaacaaaaacaacttgccctattttattttgtttgtgaaatgatGAAGTAAGTCATTTTTAAGCAGTTGTTAGCTCTGATCTTCTCAAGCACTGGATGTTAAAAGGCAAGGCACTTTGCCTCTCACCATAGAGTGATATAAACAATTAGTGTACATGGGAAAAGTCTCAACTGCATTCTTTCCAACTTCATATAActattcagacataaacatCAGTGTAAAAACTCACAGATCATTCTCCAAGTGGGATCTCATGAAGGgcattctaattctaattcatctATGGCTGCACTGATTGACACATTTGAGCTATTAGTCATGTATTAACTTACTTCaaatgtacagtaccagtcaaaagtttggacacacctttaatttttcattacttttattattttctacattgtagattaatactgaagacattttaactacgaaagaacacatatggaatgatgtactaaacaaaaaatctaccatgtagaaaataataaaagtaaagaaaacacttctcaaaaaatgagaaggtgtgtccaaacttttgactggtactgtatgtcaaATATTTCATTCTTCAGTACTGTGATACCACTTTTGTAAAACATGCATCTATTAAATCTAagtctttttatttttcaagagGACAACAATTTCAGTGATGCCACAGCTGTGCTTTTCACATGGGTTGACCGCGGTGAGGTGAACCGGCGCACCGCCAACCAGTTTTACTCCATGATCCAGTCAGCTAACAGCCACGTGCGGCGCCTCATGAGTGAGAAGGCTCAACACGAGGAGGAGTTGGAGCAGGCCAAGGAGCACTTCAAGAACACGCTGCTGGCCATCCTCACACAATGTAAGACCCAGACACCAGCACTCCCTTCACACACGCTAGAACTTCAGTAGCTACCATGTGATTTGGTGCTGCTGTTGCCACGACAACGACTGAGAAGAGTGACTTCAAGATCCGTATTTAGAAACTGACctgctgttttgcttttcaGTAATATCTTGTAAGACACATCCTCAGACACATGTATTACGTCAAATTTCCCCAGACAATCTCAAAACCTACACACTTTACATGGTATTTAGACTATTTGAATGCACATCACTCCACAAAATACACAACACTTGAAATGTTGCAGTGAATGCAATGAGACTAGCTCTATAGGACATTGCAAGTGGCCAGGCAAAGCCTGAGGGTAAGTACAGTGCAATTGGAGTGAGTATGACTGCATACAGGAGTGGAACATCTCAAGTCAGTTTGCAGGTAGGCCACCAAGTGATCATGCGTCTGCCAGGCCTTTTCTTGTACCATGGGTTTGTTTTGGTCAGCTGTACGACAGCAGCGGATTTGTTTCAGCCACAGAATGATGTGAATATTTGATGTTATTATACATTTGGACAGCCAGGCATTGCCTTCACTTGAATACAATTTCAGTGGGTGGTCTGGAGACAATTCATTGGTGTCTCATTGGGTGATAGTGGCATAAGCAATGAGTGTTGTCCAGACAAATCAGCACTGCTGATCTTCAAAA
Protein-coding regions in this window:
- the enox1 gene encoding ecto-NOX disulfide-thiol exchanger 1 isoform X2, which codes for MTSIADGIGHLGAEQRHHTVPVADPGAWATAMSNLGIVPMGLTGQQLVSDSICIQGFDPTLGIITPINPMMAGISLVPPPPVPPELPIIKEIIHCKSCTLFPQNPNLPPPSTRERPPGCKTVFVGGLPENASEEMIREVFDQCGEIVAIRKSKKNFCHIRYSEEFMVDKALYLSGYRIRIGSSTDKKDSGRIHVDFAQARDDLYEWECNQRSLAREERHRRKIQEDRLRPPSPPPIMHYSEHEAVILSESLKEDNNFSDATAVLFTWVDRGEVNRRTANQFYSMIQSANSHVRRLMSEKAQHEEELEQAKEHFKNTLLAILTQFEQIAAVFTAASRQKAWDHFSKAQRKNIDIWRKQCEELRNAHSEEIMGIRREEEMEMSDDDSEENPSKKLRTEDMAVAALKEENDSLRWQLDAYRNEVELLKKEQGKSYHNEEDHMQEQQLHFLQQTMQSMQQQLLSLQEELKSKEQELEQAQDEHRCLEAEVLTLREKLLNNMDCQEGSNTEGSEKGVNGCADTLYHQHCGKNREVFIQGPLRCEKEALLLGIISTFLHVHPFGANIEYLWSYIQSLDTKVSARELERLMLRLPNMFKQEFSGVGATLEKRWKFCGFECLNSA
- the enox1 gene encoding ecto-NOX disulfide-thiol exchanger 1 isoform X1; translated protein: MLLCDLSVISTLPPTVADGIGHLGAEQRHHTVPVADPGAWATAMSNLGIVPMGLTGQQLVSDSICIQGFDPTLGIITPINPMMAGISLVPPPPVPPELPIIKEIIHCKSCTLFPQNPNLPPPSTRERPPGCKTVFVGGLPENASEEMIREVFDQCGEIVAIRKSKKNFCHIRYSEEFMVDKALYLSGYRIRIGSSTDKKDSGRIHVDFAQARDDLYEWECNQRSLAREERHRRKIQEDRLRPPSPPPIMHYSEHEAVILSESLKEDNNFSDATAVLFTWVDRGEVNRRTANQFYSMIQSANSHVRRLMSEKAQHEEELEQAKEHFKNTLLAILTQFEQIAAVFTAASRQKAWDHFSKAQRKNIDIWRKQCEELRNAHSEEIMGIRREEEMEMSDDDSEENPSKKLRTEDMAVAALKEENDSLRWQLDAYRNEVELLKKEQGKSYHNEEDHMQEQQLHFLQQTMQSMQQQLLSLQEELKSKEQELEQAQDEHRCLEAEVLTLREKLLNNMDCQEGSNTEGSEKGVNGCADTLYHQHCGKNREVFIQGPLRCEKEALLLGIISTFLHVHPFGANIEYLWSYIQSLDTKVSARELERLMLRLPNMFKQEFSGVGATLEKRWKFCGFECLNSA